Proteins encoded within one genomic window of Methanobrevibacter arboriphilus JCM 13429 = DSM 1125:
- a CDS encoding acyltransferase family protein, whose protein sequence is MRKYYLDVLRLLAIFFVIILHIFLIYSTLPYYIKQGSNDFLTYVIILFLVWLMPLLFTIAGITSFYSLRKRSIGEYLKERVQRLLIPFIAAMFLLNPILSFYGLKFHENIQINYLEFYPLFFKVTDLTGYDGGLTLGPAWFILFLFIVSCLAVPVILLLRKYKIDLSNKDFSIFTIILLGIIPVILYPILSSGEGKSIGMSFAFFLLGYYVLSNDNVMMKLEKNKWLLGILTLLLTAVFVIGAIYFGSIFGPISFYYQAFYGWVCILLLLIIGKMFLNKTSNTLQYLSESSFTIYIFHESILVAVAFYIIQITSNIYIQMILIFILTVSLSIGFYALCQRFKLTRFIFGIK, encoded by the coding sequence ATGAGAAAGTATTATCTTGATGTTTTAAGACTATTAGCAATTTTTTTTGTGATTATTCTACATATCTTTTTAATTTATTCTACTTTACCCTATTATATAAAACAGGGGAGCAATGACTTTTTAACTTATGTAATTATACTATTTTTAGTTTGGTTAATGCCTTTATTGTTTACTATTGCAGGAATAACTTCTTTTTATTCTTTAAGAAAGAGAAGTATCGGAGAATATCTTAAAGAAAGAGTTCAAAGATTATTAATTCCATTTATAGCGGCAATGTTTCTTTTAAATCCAATTTTGTCTTTTTATGGGCTGAAATTTCATGAAAATATTCAAATTAACTATTTAGAGTTTTATCCTCTTTTTTTTAAGGTTACAGATCTTACAGGATATGATGGTGGTTTAACTCTTGGACCAGCATGGTTTATTTTGTTTTTGTTTATAGTTTCATGTTTAGCTGTACCAGTTATTCTATTATTAAGAAAATATAAGATTGATTTAAGTAATAAGGACTTTTCAATTTTTACAATAATTTTATTAGGTATTATTCCAGTTATTTTGTATCCTATACTTAGTAGTGGAGAAGGAAAAAGTATTGGAATGTCTTTTGCTTTCTTTTTACTGGGATATTATGTTTTGTCAAATGATAATGTTATGATGAAACTTGAAAAAAATAAATGGTTATTAGGAATATTAACTTTATTATTGACAGCTGTTTTCGTGATTGGAGCTATATATTTCGGAAGTATTTTTGGACCTATATCTTTTTATTATCAAGCATTTTATGGCTGGGTTTGTATTCTTTTATTATTAATAATAGGCAAAATGTTTTTAAATAAAACAAGTAATACCCTTCAATATTTGTCTGAATCATCCTTTACAATATATATTTTCCATGAATCAATACTTGTTGCAGTTGCTTTTTATATAATACAAATAACTTCAAATATTTATATTCAGATGATCTTAATATTTATATTAACTGTATCGTTATCTATTGGTTTTTATGCACTGTGTCAACGATTTAAGTTAACTAGGTTTATTTTTGGAATAAAATAA